A stretch of the Sulfuricurvum sp. genome encodes the following:
- the ychF gene encoding redox-regulated ATPase YchF produces the protein MGLSIGLVGLPNVGKSTTFNALTKAQNAEAANYPFCTIEPNKATVPVPDKRLDALAKIVNPERIQYSTLDFVDIAGLVKGASKGEGLGNKFLSNIRETEVILQIVRCFEDDNIVHTEGRIDPLLDVEIIENELIFADIEVLTNRIERLKKQAKNEKDAVVMMAFAEELAEFLAEGNLARNFPKADSEMYEKLISETRLLSAKEIMYGANVDEDGLTDDNEYVQRLREHAAKHGCEVIKLCAKIEEELVGMEDDERDEFLRDMGVEESGLEQIIRKGFDKLGLMSYFTAGVKEVRAWTIRKNTTAPKAAAVIHNDFEKGFIRAEVIGYDDYVTCGGENKSKEAGKMRLEGKEYIVADGDIMHFRFNV, from the coding sequence ATGGGCTTATCAATCGGACTTGTCGGACTACCAAACGTCGGAAAATCAACTACTTTTAACGCACTCACTAAAGCACAAAACGCCGAAGCGGCAAACTACCCGTTCTGTACCATCGAACCGAACAAAGCTACCGTACCCGTACCGGACAAACGTCTCGATGCATTGGCTAAAATCGTTAATCCTGAACGTATTCAATACTCAACTCTCGATTTCGTCGATATCGCAGGTCTAGTAAAAGGTGCGAGTAAAGGGGAAGGATTGGGAAATAAGTTTCTCTCCAACATCCGTGAAACCGAAGTAATCCTCCAAATTGTCCGTTGTTTCGAAGATGATAATATCGTTCATACCGAAGGTCGTATCGATCCACTGCTCGATGTCGAAATCATCGAAAACGAGCTTATTTTTGCCGATATCGAAGTGCTGACTAACCGCATCGAACGTCTCAAAAAACAGGCAAAAAATGAGAAAGATGCCGTAGTGATGATGGCGTTCGCCGAAGAGTTGGCGGAGTTTTTAGCGGAAGGAAATCTTGCTCGTAACTTCCCAAAAGCCGATTCAGAAATGTATGAAAAGCTGATAAGTGAAACGCGACTTTTGAGTGCAAAAGAGATTATGTACGGTGCGAATGTTGATGAAGATGGTCTAACTGATGATAACGAATATGTTCAACGTCTCCGTGAACACGCCGCAAAACACGGATGTGAAGTAATCAAACTCTGTGCAAAAATCGAAGAAGAGCTTGTTGGTATGGAAGATGATGAGCGTGATGAATTTCTACGCGATATGGGTGTCGAAGAATCAGGATTAGAGCAAATCATCCGTAAAGGGTTTGATAAGCTCGGACTCATGAGCTACTTTACAGCAGGCGTTAAAGAGGTTCGCGCGTGGACAATCCGTAAAAACACTACCGCACCAAAAGCGGCTGCCGTCATCCATAATGATTTTGAAAAAGGGTTTATCCGTGCGGAAGTAATCGGGTATGATGATTACGTTACCTGCGGTGGTGAAAACAAATCTAAAGAAGCCGGAAAAATGAGATTAGAAGGAAAAGAGTATATTGTTGCTGATGGTGATATAATGCATTTTAGATTTAATGTTTAA
- a CDS encoding HAMP domain-containing sensor histidine kinase, producing the protein MRFKWATSLKFKITLIFSIGLVIAFSINLLIAVKTIYTQKEEEVERVLTHLLIESNDEYITTALIPSSNVNFLYTIPHNLMILSDSEVNSLRFVISINPYRTNDKLITSSIKLSNNYYLNAISDHQKIDKASFKYSQKLLIRYIVSLLIILFIIIFTLDFYMKPLELLAIKTREWKRESPLDLILNDASSEIKEVSTAFDALVRRLEGYRQKEAELFKEAAHELKTPLALMRSRLDVYENSDHYEKHKFITDLGHDIERLTKELKNILFLESSDFEEKKNIGINQILNVLQNKMAILIQRKGLLLKLPIETFTLFVSEQLLSKVLSALLENAITYAKEYSTVEIGCNSLERKIWIGNHIGDEKYLFSSKIGEKILKRLSYEIGFSYTITQDEEYFKIELIFEM; encoded by the coding sequence TTGCGATTTAAATGGGCTACATCGTTGAAGTTTAAAATTACTCTAATTTTCTCCATAGGGCTCGTAATAGCATTTAGTATTAACCTTTTGATTGCTGTAAAAACGATTTACACTCAAAAAGAAGAAGAGGTAGAACGTGTACTGACACACCTTCTTATTGAAAGTAATGATGAATACATAACTACTGCTTTAATACCATCCAGTAATGTAAATTTCCTCTATACGATTCCTCATAACTTAATGATTTTAAGTGATTCTGAAGTGAATTCACTGCGATTTGTTATTTCCATCAATCCATATAGGACTAATGATAAGCTAATTACTTCATCTATAAAACTTTCCAATAATTATTATCTTAATGCTATCAGCGATCATCAAAAAATTGATAAAGCCTCCTTTAAATACAGCCAAAAATTACTTATTCGTTATATTGTTTCATTACTCATTATTTTATTTATTATTATTTTTACACTTGATTTTTATATGAAACCCTTAGAATTATTAGCAATAAAAACACGAGAATGGAAACGGGAAAGCCCACTTGATTTGATTTTAAATGATGCTTCTTCTGAAATTAAAGAGGTTTCAACAGCTTTTGATGCATTGGTAAGACGATTAGAAGGATATCGTCAAAAAGAAGCAGAATTATTTAAAGAAGCTGCTCATGAACTTAAAACACCTTTGGCGCTTATGAGATCAAGATTAGATGTCTATGAAAATAGTGATCATTATGAGAAGCATAAATTTATTACTGATTTAGGTCACGATATAGAAAGATTGACTAAAGAGCTTAAAAATATTCTTTTTCTTGAAAGTTCAGATTTTGAAGAAAAAAAGAATATTGGAATTAACCAAATACTTAATGTACTTCAAAATAAGATGGCAATTTTAATTCAACGAAAAGGACTTTTATTAAAACTTCCTATTGAAACTTTTACACTTTTTGTTTCAGAACAGTTGCTCTCTAAAGTTTTAAGTGCTTTATTGGAGAATGCTATTACTTATGCAAAAGAGTACAGTACAGTTGAAATTGGGTGTAATTCATTAGAAAGAAAGATTTGGATAGGCAATCATATAGGAGATGAGAAATACTTATTTAGCTCCAAAATAGGAGAAAAAATATTAAAACGATTAAGCTATGAAATAGGGTTTTCATACACTATCACACAAGATGAAGAGTATTTTAAAATTGAATTGATATTTGAGATGTAA
- a CDS encoding response regulator transcription factor gives MRILIADDEPELLELLKLSLQNEEWIIDTVSDVNDAKTYLDAYSYQIFLVDRTFHGKDRVRELITYARYKNSSMGILILSALGTIDEKVQGLEYGADDYLEKPFDIKELRARLSALSRRYVPKVKNFEDIEIDTHSKTIKKAGDEILLSSNEQKLFFYLLERGNIASREEILDALYDNPQNITSNAIDELIGRIRRKLNHGIIKTIKTRGYLIAI, from the coding sequence ATGCGCATACTCATTGCTGATGACGAGCCTGAGCTCCTTGAATTATTAAAACTTTCTTTGCAAAATGAAGAGTGGATTATTGATACCGTCAGTGATGTAAACGATGCTAAAACGTATCTGGATGCATACTCGTATCAAATTTTTCTTGTAGACCGTACATTCCATGGAAAAGATCGTGTAAGAGAATTAATCACTTACGCTAGATATAAAAACTCTTCAATGGGTATATTAATCCTTAGTGCATTAGGAACTATCGATGAAAAAGTTCAAGGGCTTGAATATGGGGCTGATGACTATCTGGAAAAACCGTTCGATATTAAAGAATTGCGAGCCCGTTTGAGTGCCTTGTCGCGTCGTTATGTACCAAAAGTAAAAAACTTTGAAGATATTGAAATTGATACACATTCCAAAACAATCAAAAAAGCCGGGGATGAAATTCTCCTGAGCAGTAATGAGCAAAAATTATTTTTTTATCTTTTGGAGCGGGGAAATATTGCTTCTCGTGAAGAAATTTTAGATGCTCTATATGATAATCCTCAAAATATCACCTCCAATGCGATTGATGAACTGATCGGACGCATACGTCGTAAGCTCAATCACGGTATTATTAAAACCATAAAAACACGAGGATATTTAATTGCGATTTAA
- a CDS encoding DUF3240 family protein, translating to MSITSMDIYFEVANKDILVDLLLEEGYDDFYFFPSKRYSAGAFLISAEEQVSARRDFGLFRLFLHETEAIVLSAAIKRELKDKTIKIFMTGVKEL from the coding sequence ATGAGCATAACAAGTATGGATATTTACTTTGAAGTTGCCAATAAAGATATATTGGTTGATTTATTATTGGAAGAAGGATATGATGATTTCTACTTTTTCCCTTCCAAACGCTACAGCGCAGGAGCTTTTTTAATAAGCGCCGAAGAACAAGTCAGTGCAAGACGAGATTTTGGACTGTTTCGTCTTTTTCTGCATGAAACCGAGGCGATAGTTTTGTCAGCAGCTATTAAAAGGGAATTGAAAGATAAAACCATTAAGATATTCATGACGGGAGTGAAAGAGTTGTAG